One genomic window of Candidatus Glassbacteria bacterium includes the following:
- a CDS encoding RraA family protein, translating to MRKPVCFLPVLCLLLSAAFATAQQTTTPQGVRLLENKSFDDSERARAEILELYKDLRVTDVNDGMDLVGLQDMGLMENTIRSLWRDVEDFSHRFVGFAVTVRHVPSDVRSGQNSFSGLEGFLRFKDEQYSRAPDAWTRAARENDVAVIDANGVFEVGFIGSNNSLGYAEKGIAGVVTNGWARDTDEIVMTKAIPVYCQNALSGRGVRPGRLIAESYNFPVNCGGVLVYPGDVIVGDGDGVIVVPREVALEVGRLARGIMVEDEASRGERYQRLGIPLDETVKPRN from the coding sequence ATGCGCAAGCCTGTCTGTTTTCTGCCAGTTCTCTGCCTGCTGCTGTCCGCCGCATTCGCCACGGCCCAGCAGACCACCACCCCGCAGGGAGTACGCCTGCTGGAGAACAAGAGTTTCGATGACAGCGAGCGCGCCAGGGCGGAAATCCTGGAACTCTACAAGGACCTGCGCGTGACCGACGTAAACGACGGGATGGACCTGGTGGGCCTGCAGGATATGGGCCTGATGGAGAACACTATCCGCAGTCTGTGGCGCGATGTGGAGGATTTCAGCCACCGCTTTGTCGGCTTCGCGGTCACGGTCCGTCACGTGCCCAGCGACGTGCGTTCGGGCCAGAACTCGTTTTCCGGCCTGGAGGGGTTTCTCCGCTTCAAGGACGAACAGTACTCCCGCGCTCCGGATGCCTGGACCAGAGCGGCCCGTGAGAACGACGTGGCGGTGATCGACGCCAACGGGGTGTTCGAGGTGGGCTTTATCGGCTCGAACAACAGCCTGGGCTACGCCGAAAAAGGAATCGCCGGAGTGGTGACCAACGGGTGGGCGCGCGACACCGATGAGATTGTCATGACCAAGGCGATCCCGGTTTACTGCCAGAACGCTCTCAGCGGGCGCGGCGTGCGTCCGGGCCGTCTGATTGCCGAGAGCTACAATTTCCCGGTCAATTGCGGAGGCGTGCTGGTCTATCCGGGTGACGTGATCGTGGGCGACGGCGACGGAGTGATCGTGGTGCCGCGCGAAGTGGCCCTGGAAGTGGGCCGGCTGGCCAGGGGGATCATGGTCGAAGACGAGGCCAGTCGCGGCGAGCGCTACCAGCGGTTGGGCATCCCGCTGGACGAGACGGTGAAACCGCGGAACTAA